The Mycolicibacterium mucogenicum DSM 44124 genomic sequence CGGCGATGGTCATCGCGATGGCGCCCGCGACCCCGAGCCAGACCCACTTGAGGGCGTCACGGCGGTCGGACTTCACGAGGAAGGCGATGAGGATGGTGACGACAATCGCAGTTTCGAGGCCTTCACGGAGCCCGATCAGCAAGCTGCCAAATAGCTGTGAGGAAATGCCGGGGCCCGCGGCGACCAGCGCTGTCGAGACCGCGAAAGTGGTGGTCATTCGCAATCCTTAGATAGACTAATCGGCAACACAGGTTTGCCTTGCCAAAGGAAGGCAAGCCAACCTTATCAGCGGATGGGCGGCCGTCGTACCGTCGCGCCGGAAAGCTTGCGCTTCGGAGTGCACTCAGCTCGGCATGCGACGATGGCGGGACGACGAATCCGTCGAGAATCTCTGGGTATAGGGGAGTACCGGTGTTGCGAGCGCGTTGGCTGCGGGCGAGCGCTGTTGTCTCCGCGACGGCGCTCCTGATGGCCTCGAGCTGCTCGTTTCAGCCCGGCTACCTGCGCGGAGTGCCGCCACCGCCCGGGCCCGCGGTGCCCCCGATCAACACCCATGTGAAGGGACGCGGCGCCGATCAGCTGCGTGACTGGGCCGAGCATCTGGCACCGCCACTCGGCATTCCGGTCATGGCGCTGGAGGCCTACGGGTACGCCGCGCGCGTGGCCGAGGTCGAGAACCCCAAGTGCCACATCGCGTGGACGACGCTGGCGGGCATCGGCATGGTCGAGAGCCACCACGGCACCTACCGCGGCGCGACCATCGCCCCGAACGGCGACGTCACGCCCCCGATCCGCGGCGTGCCACTCGACGGCACCATGAACAACCTGCGGATTCCGGACACCGACTCCGGCGGCATGGACAGCGACGACGCCGTCGACCGCGCCATGGGGCCCATGCAGTTCATCCCGGATACGTGGCGGTTGTACGGCGTCGAC encodes the following:
- a CDS encoding lytic transglycosylase domain-containing protein; translated protein: MLRARWLRASAVVSATALLMASSCSFQPGYLRGVPPPPGPAVPPINTHVKGRGADQLRDWAEHLAPPLGIPVMALEAYGYAARVAEVENPKCHIAWTTLAGIGMVESHHGTYRGATIAPNGDVTPPIRGVPLDGTMNNLRIPDTDSGGMDSDDAVDRAMGPMQFIPDTWRLYGVDANNTGFASPDNIDDAALSAAGYLCYRGKDLSSPHGWMDALHAYNMSDDYARAVRDWATAYANGHQR